Proteins from a genomic interval of Anomalospiza imberbis isolate Cuckoo-Finch-1a 21T00152 chromosome 18, ASM3175350v1, whole genome shotgun sequence:
- the GP1BB gene encoding platelet glycoprotein Ib beta chain yields the protein MNSGILLSLLGFLPLVTPICPVPCKCTTNITDCSLKNLTVANLPTAFRPSAEIIHLGSNRLTSIPNGLFDNLRSLQVVYLQGNPWDCTCDILYLRSWLQWQQNRSLYRDVRCSSPEHLQGRIIAYLTEDEIVSTCQHWYCSLALLSQLSLFILLSLQSILVILIIVYLQKFRRMTAEAWSTTRELDQQVDPWVSSSINPSNND from the coding sequence ATGAACAGTGGAATTCTCTTGTCCCTCCTTGGTTTCCTCCCACTCGTGACACCCATATGCCCTGTTCCGTGCAAGTGCACCACCAACATTACTGACTGCTCATTGAAAAACCTGACTGTAGCAAACCTGCCCACTGCGTTCCGTCCTTCGGCTGAAATCATCCACCTCGGTTCCAACAGGCTCACCTCTATTCCCAATGGGCTCTTTGACAACCTGAGGAGCCTCCAGGTAGTCTACCTGCAGGGCAACCCTTGGGACTGCACCTGTGACATCCTCTACTTGCGCTCCTGGCTCCAGTGGCAGCAGAACCGGAGCCTGTACAGGGATGTGAGGTGCAGCTCCCCGGAGCACCTGCAGGGCCGGATCATCGCCTACCTGACAGAAGATGAGATCGTCTCCACATGCCAGCACTGGTACTGCAGCCTGGCTCTCCTCTCTCAGCTCTCTCTCTTCATCCTCCTTTCCCTCCAGAGTATCTTGGTTATCCTCATCATTGTCTACCTGCAGAAATTTCGGAGAATGACTGCTGAAGCCTGGAGCACCACCCGAGAACTAGACCAGCAGGTAGACCCTTGGGTATCTTCTTCAATAAACCCCTCCAACAATGATTAA
- the SEPTIN5 gene encoding septin-5 isoform X3: MAENQDHEKQYVGFATLPNQVHRKSVKKGFDFTLMVAGESGLGKSTLVNSLFLTDLYKDRKLLNAEERINQTVEIIKHTVDIEEKGVKLKLTIVDTPGFGDAVNNTECWKPITDYIDQQFEQYFRDESGLNRKNIQDNRVHCCLYFISPFGHGLRPVDVEFMKALHEKVNIVPLIAKADCLIPSEIRKLKERIREEIDKFGIKVYQFPECDSDEDEEFKQQDRELKESAPFAVIGSNTVVEAKGQRVRGRLYPWGIVEVENQAHCDFVKLRNMLIRTHMHDLKDVTCDVHYENYRAQCIQQMTSKLTQDNRIESPIPILPLPTPDTETEKLIKMKDEELRRMQEMLQKMQQQMQDQ, translated from the exons ATGGCTGAGAATCAG GACCATGAGAAGCAGTACGTGGGCTTTGCCACTCTGCCCAACCAGGTCCACCGGAAATCTGTGAAGAAGGGTTTCGACTTCACCCTGATGGTTGCAG GAGAATCGGGTCTGGGCAAATCCACGCTGGTGAATAGCCTGTTCCTGACAGACCTCTACAAAGACAGAAAGCTCCTCAATGCAGAGG AGAGGATCAACCAGACAGTGGAGATCATCAAGCACACAGTGGACATTGAAGAGAAGGGTGTCAAGCTGAAGCTGACCATAGTGGACACACCAGGCTTTGGAGATGCTGTTAACAACACTGAGTG CTGGAAGCCCATCACTGACTACATTGACCAGCAGTTTGAACAGTATTTCCGTGATGAGAGTGGCCTGAACCGGAAGAACATCCAGGACAACCGAGTGCATTGCTGCCTCTACTTCATCTCTCCCTTTGGGCACGG gctgaggcCTGTGGATGTTGAGTTCATGAAGGCCCTGCATGAGAAGGTCAACATTGTGCCCCTGATTGCCAAAGCTGACTGCCTGATCCCCTCCGAGATCCGGAAGCTGAAAGAGAGG ATCCGGGAAGAGATCGACAAATTTGGCATTAAAGTGTATCAGTTTCCTGAGTGTGACTCTGATGAAGATGAGGAGTTCAAGCAGCAAGACAGAGAGCTGAAG GAGAGCGCTCCCTTTGCTGTCATTGGCAGCAACACCGTGGTGGAGGCGAAAGGCCAGCGGGTCCGTGGACGGCTCTACCCCTGGGGCATTGTGGAAG TGGAAAACCAGGCACACTGCGACTTCGTGAAGCTGCGGAACATGCTGATCCGGACACACATGCACGACCTGAAGGACGTCACTTGCGATGTCCACTACGAGAACTACCGAGCTCAGTGCATCCAGCAAATGACCAG CAAGCTGACTCAGGACAACAGGATAGAAAGCCCCATTCCTATCTTGCCTCTCCCAACACCAGACacagagacagagaagctgATTAAGATGAAGGATGAGGAG TTACGGCGGATGCAAGAGATGCTGCAGAAGATGCAGCAGCAGATGCAGGATCAGTGA
- the SEPTIN5 gene encoding septin-5 isoform X2 gives MVPEKTRAAQDETSEEQRSGKTPDHEKQYVGFATLPNQVHRKSVKKGFDFTLMVAGESGLGKSTLVNSLFLTDLYKDRKLLNAEERINQTVEIIKHTVDIEEKGVKLKLTIVDTPGFGDAVNNTECWKPITDYIDQQFEQYFRDESGLNRKNIQDNRVHCCLYFISPFGHGLRPVDVEFMKALHEKVNIVPLIAKADCLIPSEIRKLKERIREEIDKFGIKVYQFPECDSDEDEEFKQQDRELKESAPFAVIGSNTVVEAKGQRVRGRLYPWGIVEVENQAHCDFVKLRNMLIRTHMHDLKDVTCDVHYENYRAQCIQQMTSKLTQDNRIESPIPILPLPTPDTETEKLIKMKDEELRRMQEMLQKMQQQMQDQ, from the exons ATGGTGCCCGAGAAGACGCGCGCAGCACAAGATGAGACCTCTGAGGAGCAGAGGAGCGGGAAGACGCCG GACCATGAGAAGCAGTACGTGGGCTTTGCCACTCTGCCCAACCAGGTCCACCGGAAATCTGTGAAGAAGGGTTTCGACTTCACCCTGATGGTTGCAG GAGAATCGGGTCTGGGCAAATCCACGCTGGTGAATAGCCTGTTCCTGACAGACCTCTACAAAGACAGAAAGCTCCTCAATGCAGAGG AGAGGATCAACCAGACAGTGGAGATCATCAAGCACACAGTGGACATTGAAGAGAAGGGTGTCAAGCTGAAGCTGACCATAGTGGACACACCAGGCTTTGGAGATGCTGTTAACAACACTGAGTG CTGGAAGCCCATCACTGACTACATTGACCAGCAGTTTGAACAGTATTTCCGTGATGAGAGTGGCCTGAACCGGAAGAACATCCAGGACAACCGAGTGCATTGCTGCCTCTACTTCATCTCTCCCTTTGGGCACGG gctgaggcCTGTGGATGTTGAGTTCATGAAGGCCCTGCATGAGAAGGTCAACATTGTGCCCCTGATTGCCAAAGCTGACTGCCTGATCCCCTCCGAGATCCGGAAGCTGAAAGAGAGG ATCCGGGAAGAGATCGACAAATTTGGCATTAAAGTGTATCAGTTTCCTGAGTGTGACTCTGATGAAGATGAGGAGTTCAAGCAGCAAGACAGAGAGCTGAAG GAGAGCGCTCCCTTTGCTGTCATTGGCAGCAACACCGTGGTGGAGGCGAAAGGCCAGCGGGTCCGTGGACGGCTCTACCCCTGGGGCATTGTGGAAG TGGAAAACCAGGCACACTGCGACTTCGTGAAGCTGCGGAACATGCTGATCCGGACACACATGCACGACCTGAAGGACGTCACTTGCGATGTCCACTACGAGAACTACCGAGCTCAGTGCATCCAGCAAATGACCAG CAAGCTGACTCAGGACAACAGGATAGAAAGCCCCATTCCTATCTTGCCTCTCCCAACACCAGACacagagacagagaagctgATTAAGATGAAGGATGAGGAG TTACGGCGGATGCAAGAGATGCTGCAGAAGATGCAGCAGCAGATGCAGGATCAGTGA
- the SEPTIN5 gene encoding septin-5 isoform X4, translating into MVAGESGLGKSTLVNSLFLTDLYKDRKLLNAEERINQTVEIIKHTVDIEEKGVKLKLTIVDTPGFGDAVNNTECWKPITDYIDQQFEQYFRDESGLNRKNIQDNRVHCCLYFISPFGHGLRPVDVEFMKALHEKVNIVPLIAKADCLIPSEIRKLKERIREEIDKFGIKVYQFPECDSDEDEEFKQQDRELKESAPFAVIGSNTVVEAKGQRVRGRLYPWGIVEVENQAHCDFVKLRNMLIRTHMHDLKDVTCDVHYENYRAQCIQQMTSKLTQDNRIESPIPILPLPTPDTETEKLIKMKDEELRRMQEMLQKMQQQMQDQ; encoded by the exons ATGGTTGCAG GAGAATCGGGTCTGGGCAAATCCACGCTGGTGAATAGCCTGTTCCTGACAGACCTCTACAAAGACAGAAAGCTCCTCAATGCAGAGG AGAGGATCAACCAGACAGTGGAGATCATCAAGCACACAGTGGACATTGAAGAGAAGGGTGTCAAGCTGAAGCTGACCATAGTGGACACACCAGGCTTTGGAGATGCTGTTAACAACACTGAGTG CTGGAAGCCCATCACTGACTACATTGACCAGCAGTTTGAACAGTATTTCCGTGATGAGAGTGGCCTGAACCGGAAGAACATCCAGGACAACCGAGTGCATTGCTGCCTCTACTTCATCTCTCCCTTTGGGCACGG gctgaggcCTGTGGATGTTGAGTTCATGAAGGCCCTGCATGAGAAGGTCAACATTGTGCCCCTGATTGCCAAAGCTGACTGCCTGATCCCCTCCGAGATCCGGAAGCTGAAAGAGAGG ATCCGGGAAGAGATCGACAAATTTGGCATTAAAGTGTATCAGTTTCCTGAGTGTGACTCTGATGAAGATGAGGAGTTCAAGCAGCAAGACAGAGAGCTGAAG GAGAGCGCTCCCTTTGCTGTCATTGGCAGCAACACCGTGGTGGAGGCGAAAGGCCAGCGGGTCCGTGGACGGCTCTACCCCTGGGGCATTGTGGAAG TGGAAAACCAGGCACACTGCGACTTCGTGAAGCTGCGGAACATGCTGATCCGGACACACATGCACGACCTGAAGGACGTCACTTGCGATGTCCACTACGAGAACTACCGAGCTCAGTGCATCCAGCAAATGACCAG CAAGCTGACTCAGGACAACAGGATAGAAAGCCCCATTCCTATCTTGCCTCTCCCAACACCAGACacagagacagagaagctgATTAAGATGAAGGATGAGGAG TTACGGCGGATGCAAGAGATGCTGCAGAAGATGCAGCAGCAGATGCAGGATCAGTGA
- the SEPTIN5 gene encoding septin-5 isoform X1, with product MDSIIIQERLVERLLSPRTQAQRSHPGKLKDHEKQYVGFATLPNQVHRKSVKKGFDFTLMVAGESGLGKSTLVNSLFLTDLYKDRKLLNAEERINQTVEIIKHTVDIEEKGVKLKLTIVDTPGFGDAVNNTECWKPITDYIDQQFEQYFRDESGLNRKNIQDNRVHCCLYFISPFGHGLRPVDVEFMKALHEKVNIVPLIAKADCLIPSEIRKLKERIREEIDKFGIKVYQFPECDSDEDEEFKQQDRELKESAPFAVIGSNTVVEAKGQRVRGRLYPWGIVEVENQAHCDFVKLRNMLIRTHMHDLKDVTCDVHYENYRAQCIQQMTSKLTQDNRIESPIPILPLPTPDTETEKLIKMKDEELRRMQEMLQKMQQQMQDQ from the exons ATGGATTCGATCATTATTCAGGAGCGGTTAGTGGAGCGGCTGCTGTCTCCCCGGACGCAGGCACAGCGAAGCCACCCAGGCAAGCTGAAG GACCATGAGAAGCAGTACGTGGGCTTTGCCACTCTGCCCAACCAGGTCCACCGGAAATCTGTGAAGAAGGGTTTCGACTTCACCCTGATGGTTGCAG GAGAATCGGGTCTGGGCAAATCCACGCTGGTGAATAGCCTGTTCCTGACAGACCTCTACAAAGACAGAAAGCTCCTCAATGCAGAGG AGAGGATCAACCAGACAGTGGAGATCATCAAGCACACAGTGGACATTGAAGAGAAGGGTGTCAAGCTGAAGCTGACCATAGTGGACACACCAGGCTTTGGAGATGCTGTTAACAACACTGAGTG CTGGAAGCCCATCACTGACTACATTGACCAGCAGTTTGAACAGTATTTCCGTGATGAGAGTGGCCTGAACCGGAAGAACATCCAGGACAACCGAGTGCATTGCTGCCTCTACTTCATCTCTCCCTTTGGGCACGG gctgaggcCTGTGGATGTTGAGTTCATGAAGGCCCTGCATGAGAAGGTCAACATTGTGCCCCTGATTGCCAAAGCTGACTGCCTGATCCCCTCCGAGATCCGGAAGCTGAAAGAGAGG ATCCGGGAAGAGATCGACAAATTTGGCATTAAAGTGTATCAGTTTCCTGAGTGTGACTCTGATGAAGATGAGGAGTTCAAGCAGCAAGACAGAGAGCTGAAG GAGAGCGCTCCCTTTGCTGTCATTGGCAGCAACACCGTGGTGGAGGCGAAAGGCCAGCGGGTCCGTGGACGGCTCTACCCCTGGGGCATTGTGGAAG TGGAAAACCAGGCACACTGCGACTTCGTGAAGCTGCGGAACATGCTGATCCGGACACACATGCACGACCTGAAGGACGTCACTTGCGATGTCCACTACGAGAACTACCGAGCTCAGTGCATCCAGCAAATGACCAG CAAGCTGACTCAGGACAACAGGATAGAAAGCCCCATTCCTATCTTGCCTCTCCCAACACCAGACacagagacagagaagctgATTAAGATGAAGGATGAGGAG TTACGGCGGATGCAAGAGATGCTGCAGAAGATGCAGCAGCAGATGCAGGATCAGTGA